In the Glycine max cultivar Williams 82 chromosome 6, Glycine_max_v4.0, whole genome shotgun sequence genome, aaccaattatgTAATTGAACCTACCCTTTAGgcattgaataatttttttgagcaATTGAGCCGatatagtaatataaaaaattaacgcGAATCAATATAGGGTCTAGTAAAAAATTCAACCCGTCAAACTAAACAGTAAAATACACAAAATACACATTCTTGCCTCTAAGCCATACTACTAGTCCATCAACCTgccatccaaaaaaaatattaattaattttaatttagcaTAACATATTAGTATATCACATAAACGatgaaattaacattaaaagtataaatatttaGCAATAGTTAAGATGTTAGgcctaaaaaggaaaaaaagaacatTACCATTTTCCAATTATTTCATATATTCGTTAGTCTAACgtaaaaccaacaaaaaaattcCTAATGGCAGAAACATACATCATTCAGAAgtttaaaacaagaaaaaaagaaattattctttcttttttaaaattctcagaaatttaaaattctaagaaattttaaattctaagaatttcaaatacttcaattgaaatttttttattttcaaaattttatgtttgtattaaaaaaattaaaattatgaaggtgaaagaaaatgaatgcaaagagaagagaagatatTATTGATGTGCTTTCAAAGAGAAGGATATTGATACGACATGGGGGATCACAGGGAAACCAAGGACATGACGGTGTACACCATCACACTTGATCACAACATTCAGTCAACGGCACAAGATATGACCCAGGCCCTCCGCGCCGACGAACACCTTCGTCAACATGACCCAGGCCCTCTGTGCTGGCAAGCACATCTGCCGTGTGATAGGCAATGACGACTACTCCCGTAACTAGCAGGTACAATTCTACATATCCCTTACGCCTGCATTCGATCGACGCTCCGCAAACTCAGAAGGTGTTTCTTAAAAAAGAGGATCATCGACATGAAGGAAGAGTCGCAAGTTTGAAAACGAGATTTTGAGAACTTTCAggtgaaagagaaaatgaagattataaagaaaatacgcaaatattttgaaaagttctactatcaagaagagaatttcaatctctcaccttttaaaaaaaaattaaaattccacatttttagttgtttaaaattttattttaaaatttcaaaaatttaaatttttcataaaaaaacaacatccaaacaatgaattttagattaaagaaatttaaattttttaataaattatttttctcagttaaaattctctatgcATTCTTAATGAATTTCATACTCAGTTGAAAGAACAcaatcaacactaacacaattttcattaaatattgatAATCATATAAAAGACACTAAATCATGTGTCGCGCTCCTTATTTAGTATaaccaatataaaatttactaaaaaaagtacagaaaaaaaaaaacacactatCAAACAAAATATCACATTTAACAAATTTTGCTAGTGGTGAAGGGAGACGAGAGAGGTGGGAAGTGGTGGGTTCCAGTAACcattaacaactaacatttgtaaaaaataaataaataataaagtaagaAACACCGtatcatcaaacaaaatatCACAATGAATAATAAAGTAAGAAACACCGtatcatcaaacaaaatatCACAATGAATAATAAAGTAAGAAACACCGtatcatcaaacaaaatatCAGAATGAGTTGCCATCCCATTTCTGGCCTATGGACTATAAATTACAGTCCATAAAATATCCACGATTAAAGAAATGACGACTTTCTAATCCTCTATTCCGTATCAACAGTTTCAGTTTCATAAAATATCACAACAGTTTCAGGCTTTCAGCCTTCATAAAACAGACGCTAGTCAAAGGCAACATCACTATGCATAACTTCCGTCAGTCATGTTGGGTGAACTCCAACAAATAGAAGGGGAATTTTCTGCTCTGGCTGTAACATTTATCACGCTTACATGAAAAGGGAAATGTATTTTACATTCTGAACTACATAAAAGTCAGGGAGATGTTAGCTATAAGACAGTACAGGGGAAGCAAAGAAGAGAAATGATCGCTTGCATAtagatgatttattttaatctaattttaatttgattctacAAATGCATATACCATGAAAAGCAACCCCTTTAGCGCCTATGATTGTAGAAGGCCTTCTCTCTGTATGGATTATGGCCTACTTGAGGAAAGTATGAATTAATTGATGGAAGATAAGAACTTGGAGCTAAAACTTTTTGACTAACTGTAGCCAAAAAATCAAGGGAAGGCTGAGGTGCAACATGAGGCTGTATGGAAGGAGGATTTTGATGAAGGTGAAAATTAATTGATGATAGATAAGAACTTGGAGTTAAAACTTTTTGACTAACTGTGGCCAAAAAATCTTGGGAAGTTTGATGTGCAACACGAGGCTGTATGGAAGGAGGATTTTGATGAAGGTGTGAATTAATTGATGGAAGACAAGGACATGGAGCTAAAACTTTTTTACTAACTGTGGCAAAAAAATCTTGGGAAGTTTGAGGTGCAACATGAGGCTTTATGGAAGGTGGGTTATAAGGATGTCCAAAAGCTCCTGCATTTAAGGAAAAATGAGAAGTTGTCCCTGGATTCACCTTAACATTGGTACTAGAAATAGGAACAGGAAGTTGATAGGAAACAGGGGAAGTCACAGAAGAAATAGGTTGGTAGGAAATGGTGGAAGTCGCAGAAGTAAGCACATTACGCACAGATTCATCAAGAGCTTGCTGCATCCAACCCGCACTCTGGGGTGGCCCTGTTCCTTGCAAGccttgaacaattttttttccactaGGTATCCGAACCTGATTTTCCTCTAACCTCCTCTTTTTTGGTGGATGCGGATTTCCCAAAATAGGGAGGTTATTCTTATTTTGAACTATGTGGCTAGTAACCCCAACTTCCAGAGTAGAAGCagtatttttttcaaacaaaacgTCCATCAAATTATTTCCCTGGATCTGACCATTTCGAAACTGCATAAGGTAGTCAAGAGATTTATGGATACATCCATAGATTGAATTTAACTTTCTTTCGAACTGCTCTAGCAACATTTTGGGACCGGTCTATGAAATCTTCAACCTGTTCAACAaaacatcatcaacataaattggAACTACATAGGTTAATATCCAACTACACTAGGGGTTGGtggaaatgaatttaattacacTCATTGAGTAAGAGCATTTCCATGATTTTAAAATCCACGACCCTTCATATAAGCTGGCACAAAATCCTTTCTGCCAAAGATTTTCAACTGATGCTAGCTGCAGTaggaatgaaattaaattactaaatgACCATGTTTCAATGAAATTGACTTGAAAAACACATTTCACACTATTATATACCtaaaacaaaagattaaaattgaaattatcaacTAAGGTTATCAAGCCATTAATAATGTTAAGTTTCATGCCAGAtggaaaaagatgaaaagagaAGCTTTGAAGAATATTCTAAACGTGAGCACGATACATTCACTAATCCTCCATGTATACTTTAAAATGACTGGAAAGCCACAACTCTTTCCTTTGTTTGGGAGCACAACATGTAACCATTATCTTATCAAAGAGACCATATAATAATAGAACATATTCCTCAACACTCCCCCAAGCAATCAGTTTGTTATGAGTACACTTAAACCACACCTTGAAAGACAACTTTTCAATATGAAGTATCTTCAAACCCATGCAGGAATCAGGCATGTTATGATAAGGATGAAGATCAGTAAGTGGACCCAAAAGAACTGCTAGGCAATCATGAGTCAAATAGGCCTAGGATTTGGAAAGTTTATTCTAGAAGAACTAGAGAGTGAGGTGCTGACTTGGCTGAGAGAAGAATGGTATAGAGGGGTAGTTACATGAATTGGTGGGTTACAGTTATTAATAGACTGAGTGCAGAATAGTAGGATACTTTTTGAGGATTCCATTTTATCATTATAGATGGAGAGCACTAGCTCTCTGTAGGAGCCTCTTAGAATTTTAGTTTTGGGCCTTACTCAACCCTACTTGTAAGGTGAGGGTTGCCTCTCACATTTATACTCTATCTTAGCACTATCTCTAGCAGGAGTGGGACTTGGTTTTTCCCAAAAGAGCCTATCTCTCTGGCAGTAGGAGTCTAACTCCTAACATAGATTGCCcaatttaaagaataattaattccaCACTATATTCTGCGATTTTCTAAGATATTCAAAAGGTGTTTTCCAGATATGCCAAGATATTCTggagcaaaaaacaaaaatatgctaGGATATTCTAAATACTCTTGACATATTCAAATAAGAACCAAAATTTTTACACAACTTGGAGGCTAAAAAAGACTGCATTTTAGCAACAAAATGCATGTCAgctaaaaatataactaatcaGAAATTTAACAGAAGAGTAAATACAACAGCATAAGATAGTGAAGACAAACCAGAGAGTTAATGATCAAATGTTAGGGATCCAAGAAAACTCTTCTCAAATGACAACATGACAATCACCAGCAACGAACATGAAAAAATTACTATCctaatcaagaatcaagattaggACCCATCGGATGTTACCTCTCTGATCTTATGTTTAAAACTTAAGATTATAGGGTTAGATGGAAAATAAGGGAAATTAAAGCTTTgaatatcatcataaatatgACTAACCCTTTTATTCATAAAGGTAGACTAGGGAACCAAGGTAGTTACATCACAATTTAAATCATGTCTTAGAATTTACGTTTGTACCTAACTTTACAAAACAAGTCTAAAAGGTAAGAGTTGTCCCTCACTTATATACACTATTTTGGCCTTATCACTAGTCGATGTGGGACTAAACTACCACCCTTGAGGCTGCAATTAAGGCAGCAGCCAAAGAGGCCATAACTAAGACGGGTTAGGGGAGACCGCAATTAAGGTGACTTTCCAACATCATGAATCATAAATCATATCGAAGATTAAGAGACAATGAAAAATAGCTTgaaatatatcatataaattatgTGGATGGCTCAATGTAATAGTTTTAAACTCCAAAATGACAAAATAACTTAAGCATAAGCCtgacaaaacaaaatcattacTGAGTGTTTGAAACCTCTTTCAAAATACTGAAAAGCAATGGAACAGCCAAATAAAGTCCGTAGAATGCTGAGTCAGTGACAATGTGAAAATCCtatttcaaaagaataaatatagcatcaaaataatcaaaaaaggTATGTTCAGTCATGCTCCTTCAATTTCGTTGATGAGAGATGGAGAtggagacagaaaaagaaaataaaaaaacaatgaattgTTGAATTGTGTGATCTGTATTGGTTGACATGGAATCACACCAATTCATCCATGTATTATGAGATTCGAAGAAATTTTCAATTCATCACATGATACGAATTGATGGCTAGACAAAGTTATCAAACCATGCAATTCAAATCACAAATTGTAAGATTCTAGTAACTGAGATGAGACAACACTTGTGACCTTTACTTTGGGTGCAGAACAAGTAACTGCTATCTTATATAATGAGACAGGTAATAATAGAACATAAATACagaaaattatagaaattaccTTAACTAAAAGAGTAATGAAAAGCATAGCCAACGACTCTTTGTTCTGTTTCCCATAGTTGAAATAAGTTTCAACAACCTTAGCAACATATGCAGGATTATCTCCCTCTGGAACACACATTTTAGACATAAACACCATATTTAAGTTGCAAAAGTCAATTCAAAAAAGTGAAAGACATGATAACAAAAACTTCATAACACGGCTAGTTCCTTTCCTCCCTAAAGCAAAACACTATACATTGGAAATTCAACACTAAAGATCATGCAAGGTAGATAGCAAGACATCTACTACAACTACAAGCATTATGTATTTTTACCAATAGCCACCACcactcttctttctctttttttctttattaaaattataagttagttcatatttaatttgaaacTATGTTTCCAGTCTTCTAAGCAAAAAAACAGACCTCCAACTGCCCAATATTTTCAAGACAGATCCTGGCCATATATAGATATCAGCTATATAGCTGTTCAATCATTCATAACAATTTTAACTTTCTGTGCTTCCAAGTTCCATGTCATATCTTGTTGCAATTTAAAGATAGTGCTActgttaaaataagaaatacaaaGGGATAATTAACTGAAAACCGTGTGTTTGAATGCACAGCGGATGCATGTTTATTTAGGTTgattacattaattatacataaatagaGGATATTTTGTTTCCTCTAAATCAAGATTATGTGCCTATAAACTGCTATTATTAAtagaatcaaaatattatattttaattttcaacacTCCCCCTCTAGTTTAAGCTTACTAAGCTCTCAGCTTGttacaagaaaataatttattcccaacaaataaatagaaaacataaaagattgAGCTGCACCAAAAAACAATAGTTTGAGAAGCAACTCAGGGATGCTGGAGCAGCTAGAGAGAATTGCTAGAAAAGAAATATCTTTGCAAGATAGATGGAATGATCATCAACGAGAGAAAATTTATGCCAAGCAAAGCAAGGTTCGTTCTTCTTTACCACATTTGGAAACTTCAAACCAATAATgttggagaaaaaaattatttaaacttgaAACTAAGTCTACTATGCATCTAGGACATAATCAGAACTAGTGCAACTGGGACATAGACAGGGCCAGTGCACGCCATTTCACGGGAAGCAAATACCGAGCAGAAACGTGAAATAATGGTACCTGAAACACTGTAACAAAGGGAGCACTGTCAAACAAACTCGGATGGAGACGAAACTTTCAGGGTAAAGTCACGTTATTTGGACTTCAACGCTTGCACTGCTGTGTAGATCGGTGAGAGTGACCCAGATCCAGTGGATGGTTGCCGAAAAAGTTGTCGCTGACCAAAGAAGCTAGAAAGTTTGTTGGAATGCGAAAACAGGTCGCCAAAAAAAAGGCAACGAGGAAAAGGGTCTACCAGGGGCAGTGGGTCCCTGGTGAGGCATGATTTTTGTAACACCTCTGTCAGGCTCTAGATACCATGttaaaataggaaaaaacaGAGGAATAATGGACTGAAAATTGTGTTGAGTACTCGGCGGATGCGTATTTATATGGGCTAATTACATAAATAGAGGATATTCAACTTCCTCTATACTTGCACAGTTTTTAATTCTTCCGGGAGAAAGTCattgattgaaaaaattattgttgaccAAGATCAAgccaaataaattaaacataattatatccACACACAAATTCGGGCACGAACACTGAACACAACACTGACATGGATACTCCAACACAgctaatgtaaaaaatataggaCACTACTACACCAATATTTCAATAAATGAAGTTAAATATAGGCAACTTAACAAAAGGTCTAAAATGATGATCGATATATGTATATTCTTGTGTATTCACCTTTGTACGATAATGCACCTCATAAAAACATactaaaaatattcatataatattttaagttgAATTCTCTAAATGTTTGAATATAAATAATCTTTCATAATACTAGACTCCTTGAAACGTCCATCCATATGGAAGTGTTAGCTTAAGTGTCCAAACCATATAGAAGTGTTGGTTCAAGTttccaaacaaataaaaatatttctttcaagTGGACACCTGATGAGGAGTGTCCAACTCCAGCTTGTATCATTAGTTGTGACAAGTATTGAAGAGTATTTGGTTAAGGGTTAACTTGTATAAGTTGTATTACTCCAGTATTGGACCTagattattagtataaatacGTATTATGAGTTAGTATCTAACAaacaatttatcaaaaatactctttgtttcaacatcccaaataTTCATAAACACAGCTCTATAGAACAAAAGGATTACAATAAGATTCaactcaaaattatttattggtaGCAGAAACTTTACCTTTGAGTAAAATAGAGAATGGAGGTAATATAGGAGGATTGCGAGTCtgcattaaaaacaaaaaatagatttacataaataggaaaataaaacaataatcaaaGCATCCTTAAACTTAAAGTGCTATTTGGgaattatataatcattttaGCATCAAAATCGAGACTCAAAATATCCAGATTATTTTTATCCAAGCAAGAATTGTTCTTACCACGCAAAATTTTAACATTCCCAATAAATGGTTAAATTCCATAATATCATtgaatagaagaaaaataaaagtagttTGGGATAGTGTTTGGGACCCACGAGAGAGAAATGGGAAATTGATAGAAATAAAGGAAATGAAGAATTGTATTGCTTGATTGAGAATAAGAGAGACTTCTTGTCCAAGGGTTTCCCTTTCCCACATGGTTCCTCTTTATTACCAACTTTTTTATTCTCTGAATGAATCTATTCCTTCTTATTTCCCCTGTTTATTTAACAATTGTCCCATAAACTAATTGCTCTAACTATTCATAACTATTTTAGACAATTAATTATAcacttaacataaaaaaatagcaatggattttgtttatattttattatataagaacataaaaaaatattgatgtaaaATATGCGAATCAAAATTATCAAACATTCATAATACTTCTCATATTCTTCAAAATACTAAGATAATTCCCTTAACAAAAAAACTTCCCTAccttacaaattaaatatatttgatgtCCATTTCTTGATCTGTTAGAATGAGGGGAAGCTAGAAGAACAGTTAGTTAGAGGGGGTTCATGTGATAAATAAGTAGTAGGATGTAATGGAAGGCAATTCATTCTGTATTGTTAGCATTTGAGAATTGAGCAGGTGCTTAATTGTGGAAGGGGAAACCCTTTGTGGAAGGGAGACCCTTGGAGGAGATCCCACTCTTAttttatgttcttttctttcaattaataacatttttttccttttctctattttaatttgGGTTCCCAACAGACCAACATGCCAGAACCAAATTCCAGGGAGAAGAAACCGCTGGATACAAAATTGAGGGAAAGGAAACTGCCAGATTTCTTATAGAGAGCAAAATGGATGGTTCAGGGCTATTACTTGAAACGGACCATTGATCATGGACATCATTCAAGGTTGTTTGGCATTTCCAACTTCGAAGATTAAGAAAATGTTGCATCACAATCAATGAATTATTTGTGATGAAGGGTGCAAGTGCCACCCTCTAGAGTGCTGACAGAATTACACAGCTTAAACAGATGCTGCAAAAGTTGCTCAAGAACTATGAAATTGATCTCCAGGAAGGAGTAGAAGCACAAGCGGAACAAGCGCTTGCATCAAAATCAACTGTGCAGCAAAATGAAGGCGCTATAATGTCCATAGAAGTATTTGCTATATTTTTTACCTTTCAGATTCCAACATTGAGGACTAGGTTGAAATTCAAGGGGGGTGGTAATGTGGTATTTTTAGGATAAAGGAGAAGGGGGAAAAGTTAGAATGTTAGTTTGTCAGTTAGTTACTTAGAGGAGGTTAGTGTGATAAATAAATAGAAGGATGTAAGGGAAGGGGATTCATTCTGTATGGTTAGCATTTGGGAATTGAACAAGTGCTCAACTATGAAAGAATAAACCCTTTTTGAAGAGGAAACCCTAAGAGGAGAGTACTATCTCCTTTGTTCTGTTTTTAACAGTCAGGAAATACAAACAATCTTTCTTTAGTATTCTCTATTTTCGGATCTGGGTCCCTAACACAGCTCAATGAAAAGCAATTTCACAACCAACTCCAATTCTATTATAAAATGTAATGTTTCCAAAATGATGCGTGCAGCAGTGCACCaaccaaatatttaaaatgtttaataccTGCAAATGAAAAGCGACAAATGATACAATAGAAAAAGAACTCAAAGTTGAATCTTTGGGAGAGTTGATATCATGCACTTTTGCCCAGGATTTCATCTACAATAGGCAGAAATTACATAAGCATGAAAACTAGTTTTAACAATTAATCAGTTAACAGTTTATTTCGCACTTAAAACAGAGAGTAAATCT is a window encoding:
- the LOC100779083 gene encoding protein HESO1 isoform X3 is translated as MESEDSFSGNGDGSPVVEEYGSFVMDMFDGKSDIDLSLNFNNSIEVSRQKKISALYRFNKKLQSIQSKGHVTGLQLIFSARVPIIKVTDSGTGIECDLSVDNRDGINKSHIIRAISDIDERFRKLCFLMKSWAKVHDINSPKDSTLSSFSIVSFVAFHLQTRNPPILPPFSILLKEGDNPAYVAKVVETYFNYGKQNKESLAMLFITLLVKLASVENLWQKGFCASLYEGSWILKSWKCSYSMSVEDFIDRSQNVARAVRKKVKFNLWMYP